One window of the Diospyros lotus cultivar Yz01 chromosome 12, ASM1463336v1, whole genome shotgun sequence genome contains the following:
- the LOC127787102 gene encoding thaumatin-like protein, whose amino-acid sequence MNPSLSLPISLSILLFAAVSHAAIINVLNNCPYTVWAAAVPGGGRRLNRGQSWQINAPSGTTRARVWARTGCNFDGSGRGKCQTGDCNGLLECRGYGAPPNTLAEYALNQYSNLDFFDISLVDGFNVPMEFSPTSNGCTRGIKCAADIVGQCLNELRAPGGCNNPCTVFKTDQYCCNSGNCGPTYFSKFFKARCPDAYSYPKDDQTSTFTCRTGANYKVVFCP is encoded by the exons ATGAATCCATCTCTCTCCCTTCCCATTTCCCTTTCCATCCTGCTCTTCGCTGCCGTCTCCCATGCCGCCATCATCAACGTCCTGAACAACTGCCCGTACACCGTCTGGGCGGCGGCAGTACCCGGCGGTGGCCGCCGCCTCAACAGGGGCCAGAGCTGGCAAATCAATGCCCCCTCCGGCACAACCCGCGCTCGCGTTTGGGCCCGAACAGGCTGCAACTTTGATGGCTCCGGCAG GGGCAAGTGCCAGACGGGGGACTGCAACGGGTTGCTGGAGTGCCGCGGCTACGGAGCGCCGCCCAACACGCTGGCGGAGTACGCCCTAAACCAGTACAGCAACCTGGACTTCTTCGACATATCGCTGGTGGACGGGTTCAACGTGCCCATGGAGTTCAGCCCGACGTCGAACGGGTGCACCCGCGGCATCAAGTGCGCGGCGGACATCGTGGGGCAGTGCTTGAACGAGCTGAGGGCCCCGGGCGGCTGCAACAACCCCTGCACCGTTTTCAAGACGGACCAGTACTGCTGCAACTCCGGCAACTGCGGGCCCACCTATTTTTCCAAGTTCTTCAAGGCCAGGTGCCCCGATGCTTACAGTTACCCTAAAGATGACCAAACCAGCACCTTTACTTGCCGTACAGGAGCCAACTATAAGGTTGTCTTTTGCCCTTAA